Below is a genomic region from Burkholderiales bacterium.
CAAGTTATACGTATCACCCACAGTTTCAGCGCCAATCAGCGCGCGGCGATGCTGCGCTGCGTGCGGATCATGGCCAGTGGCATGGCAATGTTCCAGTCGAATCCAAGCCCGTACGGATTAAAGGACCTGCCGCAGCTTGACAGCTACTGTTATCACGTTGCCGGCGTGGTGGGAGAGATGCTCACCGAGTTGTTTTGCGATTACTCTGCGGAAATCGGAAAAAACCGGGAAAGAATGCTAAAATTGGCGCCTTCCTTTGGTCAGGGTCTGCAGATGACCAACATCTTGAAAGATATTTGGGAAGACCGCAGCCGCGGCGCATGCTGGCTGCCGCAGGACATATTCCGGGCGTGCGGTTTCGAGTTGAAGAATTTGTCAAAGGACGGCCACGATCCAGCTTTCGCCGCGGGGCTGGAAAAACTGATCGCAATCGCACATGCCCATCTGCGCAACGCCTTGGCCTACACCCTGCTGATCCCGACGCATGAAACCGGAATACGCAAGTTCTGCTTTTGGGCATTAGGCATGGCGATGCTTACCTTGCGCAAAATCAGCGCCAATCGTGACTTTACCTCCGGCAATGAAGTGAAAATCTCTCGGCGCGCGGTTAAGGCAACCATACTCGCGACGCAATTAACCATGGGCAGCGATATTATGCCGCGCTGGTTGTTCAATGTAACAGCGCTTGGCCTGCCGCGCGCGACATCGTTGTGAACGGCGCGAAAAAGTCAGCCGTCGCGAAAACGATGCGGTGACACGTAGCCCGGGAAAAAACTGAATGCTTGAAAAGAACTTCGTCGAATCAGATTCCGGTGCGAATTCTTTGGCCACGTTGCACGAACCGTCCAACGTACACTCCATTGGAACACGAAGCGCGTCCCTGTGGCGCGTGATCAGCGCCGCGCGCGATGCGCTGCTCGGGCTGCAGCACGACAACGGCTATTGGTGTTTC
It encodes:
- a CDS encoding phytoene/squalene synthase family protein; protein product: MPEWQTDSSGRLNGAAYQEHILQGVSRTFALTIPQLPPGLRQPVSNAYLLCRIADTIEDEPALSAEQKRHFSQQFIKVVAGEVAAETFAEEFYPFLSERVPEAEKDLIRNAAQVIRITHSFSANQRAAMLRCVRIMASGMAMFQSNPSPYGLKDLPQLDSYCYHVAGVVGEMLTELFCDYSAEIGKNRERMLKLAPSFGQGLQMTNILKDIWEDRSRGACWLPQDIFRACGFELKNLSKDGHDPAFAAGLEKLIAIAHAHLRNALAYTLLIPTHETGIRKFCFWALGMAMLTLRKISANRDFTSGNEVKISRRAVKATILATQLTMGSDIMPRWLFNVTALGLPRATSL